The Haloferax sp. Atlit-12N genome contains a region encoding:
- a CDS encoding DUF354 domain-containing protein, protein MDILITIQHPAHVHFFKHAIDEFEARGHEVHVRALDKDVAVDLLDEYDIDYEVVGSRGDSLPGVALSTLGIEYRLFRAARDIDPDVVASIGGFEAAHVAKLVGAECVVFTDTEHATLSNALTFPFADEVATPKCYRDDAGSNHHRYPSYHELAYLHPDRFDPDPSALDGLPVDADDTYAVVRLVSWGAAHDIGDEGLDGLTELVGRLEDAGASVLISAEGDSLPPELADYAITIDPHLIHHVLAYADLFIGESGTMASESAVLGTPTVYVHSANPGLMRDLASFDLLFGYHGEHRNERAANRAVDILQSDDIDWEARRRALLEENVDATDIIVERVLAAVE, encoded by the coding sequence ATGGACATCCTCATCACGATTCAGCACCCCGCGCACGTTCACTTCTTCAAGCACGCCATCGACGAGTTCGAGGCTCGCGGCCACGAGGTCCACGTTCGCGCCCTCGACAAGGACGTCGCCGTGGACCTCCTCGACGAGTACGACATCGACTACGAGGTCGTCGGCTCCCGCGGCGATTCGCTTCCCGGCGTCGCGCTGTCGACGCTCGGTATCGAGTATCGCCTGTTTCGCGCCGCGCGGGACATCGACCCGGACGTCGTCGCCTCCATCGGGGGGTTCGAGGCCGCACACGTCGCGAAACTCGTCGGGGCCGAGTGCGTCGTCTTCACCGACACGGAGCACGCGACGCTCTCGAACGCGCTGACGTTTCCCTTCGCCGACGAGGTCGCCACCCCGAAATGCTACCGCGACGACGCCGGTTCGAACCACCACCGGTACCCGAGTTACCACGAACTCGCGTACCTACACCCCGACCGATTCGACCCCGACCCGTCGGCGCTCGACGGCCTGCCGGTCGACGCCGACGACACGTACGCCGTCGTCCGGTTGGTCAGTTGGGGCGCGGCGCACGACATCGGTGACGAGGGTCTCGACGGTCTCACCGAGTTAGTCGGTCGCCTCGAAGACGCGGGCGCATCGGTACTCATCTCCGCGGAGGGCGATTCACTTCCGCCTGAGTTAGCAGACTACGCCATCACCATCGACCCGCACCTCATTCACCACGTGCTCGCGTACGCCGACCTCTTTATCGGCGAGAGCGGGACGATGGCCTCCGAGAGCGCCGTGCTCGGGACGCCGACCGTCTACGTCCACAGCGCGAACCCCGGGCTCATGCGCGACCTCGCCTCGTTCGACCTGCTGTTCGGGTACCACGGCGAACACCGGAACGAACGCGCCGCGAACCGAGCGGTCGATATCCTCCAGTCGGACGACATCGACTGGGAGGCGCGTCGGCGGGCGCTTCTCGAAGAGAACGTCGACGCGACGGACATCATCGTCGAACGGGTTCTCGCGGCCGTCGAGTAG
- a CDS encoding ATP-grasp domain-containing protein, whose protein sequence is MTVLVTGAGTFGASGIIKAIRRADAFDAHIVGVDTDPDAYGFSLVDTAETVPAGDADAFVSELRSVARRENADVIFPLNAADVEALSEAKPAFEREGIEVMAVSPQSLSITRNKGRLYDELVKQAHPMAPEFYRASSFDEFLDAVHALGYPDRRVCFKPPVSNDRRCFRVVDPDMDRFNALLNQKPDSTVTTLDDVLPVLRETAQFPELIVMEYLPGEEYTVDALVRDDETPVLVSRSHAATCDDSSFVGTVEKNPELLGDAHELCSLFGLEYNATFRFKYTADGRPKLVDVHPRISRSVTASVGAGANIPALSVQYAMDRELPELDIEWGTHVTRDWQDVFYGPNTDPTTI, encoded by the coding sequence GTGACCGTGCTGGTGACCGGTGCCGGTACCTTCGGCGCTTCGGGTATCATCAAGGCGATTCGCCGGGCCGACGCGTTCGACGCCCACATCGTCGGCGTCGATACGGACCCGGACGCCTACGGCTTCAGCCTCGTCGACACGGCGGAGACGGTCCCCGCCGGCGACGCCGACGCGTTCGTCTCCGAGCTGCGTTCGGTCGCGCGCCGCGAGAACGCCGACGTGATTTTCCCTCTCAACGCGGCGGACGTCGAGGCCCTCTCCGAGGCGAAGCCCGCCTTCGAGCGCGAAGGTATCGAAGTGATGGCCGTTTCGCCCCAGTCGCTCTCGATTACCCGGAATAAAGGGCGGCTGTACGACGAACTCGTCAAGCAGGCCCACCCGATGGCACCCGAGTTCTACCGCGCCTCCTCGTTCGACGAGTTTCTCGACGCGGTCCACGCGCTCGGCTATCCCGACCGCCGCGTCTGCTTCAAGCCACCCGTCAGCAACGACAGGCGCTGCTTTCGCGTCGTCGACCCGGATATGGACCGGTTCAACGCGCTGTTGAACCAGAAACCGGACAGCACCGTCACCACGCTCGACGACGTGCTCCCCGTCCTCCGTGAGACGGCCCAGTTCCCCGAACTCATCGTGATGGAGTACCTCCCCGGCGAGGAGTACACCGTAGACGCCCTCGTTCGCGACGACGAGACGCCGGTTCTCGTCTCACGGTCGCACGCCGCGACCTGCGACGACTCCTCGTTCGTTGGCACCGTCGAGAAGAACCCGGAACTCCTCGGGGACGCCCACGAGCTCTGTTCGCTCTTCGGGTTGGAGTACAACGCCACGTTCCGGTTCAAATACACCGCCGACGGCAGGCCGAAACTCGTCGACGTCCATCCGCGAATCTCCCGGTCGGTCACCGCGTCGGTCGGTGCGGGCGCCAACATCCCCGCGCTCAGCGTGCAGTACGCGATGGACCGTGAGCTTCCCGAACTCGACATCGAGTGGGGAACCCACGTGACCCGCGACTGGCAGGACGTGTTTTACGGCCCCAATACGGACCCGACCACAATCTGA
- a CDS encoding glycosyltransferase family 39 protein, which translates to MTMLSSISDRLQRAELDVFAAALGVVLALALFPLRFLSSQIFIVTLPILLGVGSLLYLAAARGRGTTNGLPTLAPSLVRLISAGVFFGLAVMVVLAVVQGERSILFMDIGGVVGTLLLGQILLAPDDELRPSVFLAEILVYSFVVRFAALYTAPGYIGIDIWSHTTFVQMILQADSLSAIGDIKYYASPLFHLLTAASTHLLDLSLRNALYLSLGVVMPLVPILVYGTARLLVPLRWALTAGALYAMGDQVVRWGIHLIPTSLGLLFFLACLYCLVRITHASERWRDFGLLVLFSTAVILTHQVSSFIMLVLLFAGFIAQVLLRFDFFTEDPDPLSFSGGGSSPVNLAGLVGFNLGLIVFTWSLTPYQGDTFLETVINYLVLNLFNAGFLQGVSGSGGSAGASGAAGSAGQTFFSQLSTYVTEAGFLMLIFAGLIGCLTVLNRSRATQTTYTFVGAIVAMLFVVLGLPLVGIESFVPGRWFAYLYALLAIIGVLGFRHLANRTSLKVVGVILLLFVLVYPNVMLMSNDGAMDSPAFPDQHERLSYTEQELAAIDTYGSARSSQQGGELYTDLPYGTVWERTNAYPAEPLPAEEGRPVPQGITAYREYQSQSASYFPNEQDMATNLDPSKTEVCPPTTNYVYANGEVTICSLPGAN; encoded by the coding sequence ATGACGATGCTCTCATCGATATCCGACCGCTTACAACGAGCCGAACTCGACGTGTTCGCGGCCGCCCTCGGAGTCGTGCTCGCGCTCGCGTTGTTCCCGCTGCGGTTCCTCTCGTCGCAGATTTTCATCGTGACGCTCCCGATACTCCTCGGCGTCGGGAGTCTCCTCTATCTCGCGGCCGCCCGCGGGAGGGGGACCACGAACGGCCTCCCGACGCTCGCGCCGTCGCTCGTACGGCTCATCTCGGCCGGCGTCTTCTTCGGCCTCGCCGTTATGGTCGTTCTCGCAGTCGTTCAGGGCGAACGAAGCATCCTGTTCATGGACATCGGCGGCGTCGTCGGCACGCTCCTCCTCGGACAGATACTGCTCGCCCCGGACGACGAACTGCGGCCGAGCGTCTTCCTCGCGGAGATTCTCGTGTACTCGTTCGTCGTCCGATTCGCCGCGCTCTACACCGCGCCGGGCTACATAGGAATCGACATCTGGTCGCACACGACGTTCGTCCAGATGATTCTCCAAGCCGACTCCCTGTCGGCCATCGGCGACATCAAGTACTACGCGTCGCCGCTGTTCCACCTTCTCACGGCGGCGTCGACGCACCTCCTCGACCTGTCGCTCCGGAACGCGCTGTACCTCTCACTCGGCGTCGTGATGCCGCTCGTCCCGATTTTAGTCTACGGCACGGCCCGACTGCTCGTCCCGCTCCGCTGGGCGCTCACCGCCGGCGCGCTGTACGCGATGGGCGACCAGGTCGTCCGCTGGGGCATCCACCTCATCCCGACGAGCCTCGGCCTGCTGTTTTTCCTCGCGTGTCTGTACTGCCTCGTTCGAATCACCCACGCCAGCGAGCGATGGCGCGACTTCGGCTTGCTCGTCCTGTTCAGCACCGCCGTCATCCTCACCCACCAGGTGTCGTCGTTCATCATGTTGGTGCTCCTCTTCGCGGGGTTCATCGCGCAGGTGTTGCTTCGGTTCGACTTCTTCACCGAGGACCCCGACCCGCTTTCGTTCTCGGGCGGCGGGTCCAGCCCCGTGAACCTCGCGGGACTCGTGGGGTTCAACCTCGGACTCATCGTCTTCACGTGGTCGCTGACGCCGTATCAGGGCGACACCTTCCTCGAAACGGTCATCAACTACCTCGTGTTGAACCTGTTCAACGCCGGGTTCCTCCAGGGTGTGAGCGGTAGCGGGGGGTCGGCCGGCGCGTCCGGTGCGGCCGGTTCGGCCGGCCAGACGTTCTTCTCGCAGCTCTCGACGTACGTCACCGAAGCCGGCTTCCTCATGCTCATCTTCGCGGGTCTTATCGGGTGTCTCACGGTGCTCAACCGCTCGCGGGCGACGCAGACGACGTACACGTTCGTCGGCGCTATCGTGGCGATGCTGTTCGTCGTGCTCGGACTGCCGCTCGTCGGTATCGAGAGCTTCGTCCCCGGTCGCTGGTTCGCGTACCTCTACGCCCTTCTCGCCATCATCGGCGTCCTCGGGTTCCGCCACCTCGCGAACCGGACCTCGCTCAAGGTGGTCGGCGTCATCCTGCTCCTGTTCGTGCTCGTCTACCCGAACGTGATGCTCATGTCGAACGACGGCGCGATGGACAGTCCGGCGTTCCCGGACCAACACGAACGGCTCTCGTACACCGAACAGGAACTCGCCGCCATCGACACGTACGGTTCGGCCCGCTCGTCGCAACAGGGCGGCGAACTCTACACCGACCTGCCGTACGGGACGGTGTGGGAGCGGACGAACGCGTATCCAGCCGAGCCGTTACCAGCCGAAGAAGGGCGGCCAGTCCCGCAGGGGATAACGGCCTATCGGGAGTACCAATCACAGAGCGCCTCGTACTTCCCGAACGAACAGGACATGGCCACGAACCTCGACCCGTCGAAGACCGAGGTCTGTCCGCCGACGACGAACTACGTCTACGCGAACGGCGAGGTCACGATTTGTTCGCTCCCCGGCGCTAACTGA
- a CDS encoding thioredoxin domain-containing protein, translated as MVDRETDRRSILKLSGVAAIASLSGCATFAKQANSGGADTPAGQSEQQTTTAQPETRTAAGNETDANASVEMRPKTVSDPSFELQTGALRSLQTDARYPTIGTADTTVTVYGSWKCPYTQEFVRQQFGGLVEDFVATGDLSIEFRNVAYMDGEPYLGPDAPRASEAGLAVWNIDPESFWTYFSYVFANQPQERRDWATTENLVRFAEVAETNGIDQIRRAIRSRAYAQSVQLSADSAAELGVTTVPRVATDDEVTAPTVDPQATREQLERVANGGSTFGGTTENNSTFGGDSTENDTTFGSSSGGNESGTANNSSTTFGSNETTESDDDAF; from the coding sequence ATGGTTGACCGAGAGACAGACAGACGGAGTATTCTCAAGCTATCCGGCGTCGCGGCCATCGCATCGCTGAGTGGCTGTGCGACCTTCGCCAAGCAGGCGAACAGCGGCGGAGCGGACACGCCGGCGGGGCAGTCGGAACAGCAGACAACGACCGCGCAGCCCGAGACGCGGACGGCCGCAGGTAACGAGACCGACGCGAACGCGTCCGTCGAGATGCGTCCGAAGACGGTGTCCGACCCGTCGTTCGAACTCCAGACGGGTGCCCTCCGGTCGCTGCAGACCGACGCGCGGTATCCGACCATCGGCACGGCCGACACGACGGTAACGGTCTACGGGAGTTGGAAATGCCCGTACACCCAGGAGTTCGTGCGACAGCAGTTCGGCGGGTTGGTCGAGGACTTCGTCGCGACCGGGGACCTCTCCATCGAGTTCCGGAACGTGGCGTACATGGACGGCGAGCCGTATCTCGGGCCGGACGCTCCTCGGGCGAGCGAAGCCGGGCTCGCGGTCTGGAACATCGACCCCGAGTCGTTCTGGACGTACTTCTCCTACGTCTTCGCGAACCAGCCGCAAGAGCGCCGTGACTGGGCGACGACCGAAAACCTCGTCCGATTCGCCGAGGTGGCGGAGACGAACGGCATCGACCAGATTCGGCGGGCGATTCGCTCGCGTGCGTACGCCCAGAGCGTCCAACTGTCCGCCGACAGCGCGGCCGAACTCGGCGTCACGACCGTCCCGCGCGTCGCCACCGACGACGAGGTGACGGCACCGACGGTCGACCCCCAAGCCACGAGAGAACAGCTTGAGCGGGTCGCGAACGGCGGGTCGACGTTCGGCGGAACCACAGAGAACAACTCCACGTTCGGCGGGGACTCGACCGAAAACGACACCACATTCGGGTCGTCGTCCGGCGGAAACGAGAGTGGCACGGCGAACAACAGTTCGACGACGTTCGGAAGCAACGAGACGACCGAGTCGGACGACGACGCGTTCTAG
- the glmS gene encoding glutamine--fructose-6-phosphate transaminase (isomerizing), producing the protein MCGIIAHVGEKRAISPLVTGLEKLEYRGYDSAGIAVKNGSGLDVWKCSGQVSDLKDTIDGVESSATLGIGHTRWSTHGPPTDENAHPHTNQTNQVAAVHNGIIENYATLKESLEAEGYEFTSDTDTEVIPNLVSHYLDRGNEPLAAFQHAVDALEGSYAIAVVVDGNDSIYAARQGSPLVLGVDESSYYLASDVPAFLDHTRNVVYLEDGDTVEVRADGVDITDENDETVRREVETVDWNPDETGKGQFDHFMLKEIHTQPTSLQKTLEGRLDQEAGDINLDIETDLSDIDSVQLVGCGTSYHAALFGASLLNRCDVPARAIRASEYDLTTSSLTDNTLFIAVTQSGETADTLSALRQVNDKGVETLAVTNVVQSTAAREADEPVYIRAGPEIGVAATKTFSSQAAVLTLLSQHLSDIVDSGVPADNLDRLVSDMADLPDAVERVLQTSDAKRLAREYLDMDAYFFIGRGLGCSVAKEGALKFKEITYEHAEGFASGELKHGPLALVTDRTPVFAVCTDGSDKTVTNAKEAKTRGAPIVALGPSDHQIMDTADEQLYVPDRHPVCENLLANVQLQLLSYYCATELDREIDKPRNLAKSVTVE; encoded by the coding sequence ATGTGCGGAATCATCGCTCACGTCGGTGAGAAGCGGGCTATCAGCCCGCTCGTGACCGGACTCGAGAAACTGGAGTACCGCGGCTACGACTCCGCCGGTATCGCGGTGAAAAACGGCTCGGGACTCGACGTATGGAAGTGCTCGGGTCAGGTTTCCGACCTCAAGGACACCATCGACGGGGTCGAATCGAGCGCGACGCTCGGTATCGGACACACGCGGTGGAGCACCCACGGGCCGCCGACCGACGAGAACGCGCACCCGCATACGAACCAGACGAATCAGGTCGCCGCGGTCCACAACGGTATCATCGAGAACTACGCGACGCTCAAAGAGTCCCTCGAAGCGGAGGGCTACGAGTTCACGAGCGACACCGACACCGAGGTCATTCCGAACCTCGTCAGCCACTACCTCGACCGCGGGAACGAACCGCTGGCGGCGTTCCAGCACGCGGTCGATGCGCTCGAGGGAAGCTACGCCATCGCGGTCGTCGTCGACGGCAACGACTCCATCTACGCCGCCCGGCAGGGGTCGCCGCTCGTCCTCGGCGTCGACGAGAGTAGTTACTACCTCGCGAGCGATGTGCCCGCCTTCCTCGACCACACGCGAAACGTCGTCTACCTCGAAGACGGCGACACCGTCGAGGTCCGCGCCGACGGCGTCGACATCACCGACGAGAACGACGAGACGGTGCGGCGCGAAGTCGAGACGGTCGACTGGAACCCCGACGAGACCGGAAAGGGGCAGTTCGACCACTTCATGCTCAAGGAGATTCACACGCAACCGACCTCGCTCCAGAAGACGCTCGAGGGCCGGCTCGACCAGGAGGCTGGCGACATCAACCTCGACATCGAGACCGACCTCTCGGACATCGACTCCGTCCAACTCGTCGGATGCGGTACCTCGTACCACGCCGCGCTGTTCGGTGCGAGCCTCCTGAACCGCTGTGACGTTCCGGCGCGCGCGATTCGCGCGAGCGAGTACGACCTGACGACGAGTTCGCTGACGGACAACACGCTGTTCATCGCGGTCACGCAGAGCGGCGAGACGGCGGACACGCTCAGCGCACTTCGGCAGGTCAACGACAAGGGCGTCGAGACGCTCGCGGTGACGAACGTCGTGCAGTCGACCGCCGCCCGCGAGGCCGACGAACCGGTCTACATCCGCGCCGGCCCCGAAATCGGCGTCGCGGCCACGAAGACGTTCTCGTCGCAGGCCGCGGTCCTCACGCTCCTCAGCCAGCACCTCTCGGACATCGTCGACTCCGGGGTCCCCGCGGACAACCTCGACCGACTCGTCTCCGACATGGCAGACCTCCCCGACGCCGTCGAACGGGTGCTCCAGACGAGCGACGCCAAGCGACTCGCTCGCGAGTACCTCGACATGGACGCGTACTTCTTCATCGGCCGCGGACTCGGCTGCTCGGTCGCCAAGGAGGGCGCGCTCAAGTTCAAGGAGATCACCTACGAGCACGCCGAGGGGTTCGCCTCCGGCGAACTCAAACACGGCCCGCTGGCGCTCGTCACCGACCGGACGCCGGTCTTCGCGGTCTGTACCGACGGCAGCGACAAGACGGTGACAAACGCCAAGGAGGCGAAAACCCGCGGCGCGCCTATCGTCGCCCTCGGTCCCTCGGACCACCAGATAATGGACACCGCGGACGAACAGCTCTACGTCCCCGACAGACATCCCGTCTGTGAGAACCTCCTCGCGAACGTCCAACTACAGCTTCTGTCGTACTACTGTGCGACCGAGTTGGACCGCGAGATAGACAAGCCGCGAAACCTCGCGAAGAGTGTCACGGTCGAATAA
- a CDS encoding asparagine synthase-related protein: protein MNKELFGVLDDDGAFDGLASRSSFDWVADGERATVAIRDPALGFPGRSSTYRDERGSCIVWGEAFSPDDVSTPTAEYTLERYAAVGADAFGELNGSFLVFVELDGDAIVASDPARTWQCFYTDTPDGRVFGTNPQRVLSAATGLEVDTRGLLEYIHMGVVVDERTVYSRLSCIPFDGYFTADESGTLSRFVYAPADPDEFDYVDELAARLERAIARRANYPGKQGVLLSGGYDSRAIVAQHPDIDVCYTLGAPDHPEVEAARNIANQYGADHETLVPDDDYINVDEDVIEYSLGTRESVHVHHAGCDEKMDADTVFHGLLFDTFLRGHFLPQNVVEVFGNRFPLQGLDPDPDPAEVLSSKFGYHPACDHVFPECYDEFDTSMEFIDDVVDEQLDKWSDRYDNVYDSIELIGIQNQPSVPFHFELSDNYIESFVAADAELIDWHLKTPPEERNTNTMMAAMRKLNPDIFRHRPPDRPHNSFRKNQIEKFVRRKVPGIEPFSSPWPDMEAQYDRNELDRKLFPGYPSIHELPVRVKLRINDITTWMNAADDDSVLTPNDVLCPPVRMLTDS, encoded by the coding sequence ATGAACAAAGAACTGTTTGGCGTCCTCGACGACGACGGGGCGTTCGACGGCCTCGCATCTCGGTCGAGTTTCGACTGGGTCGCCGACGGCGAGCGCGCGACTGTCGCTATCCGCGACCCTGCGCTCGGGTTCCCGGGGCGCTCGTCGACGTATCGAGACGAGCGAGGGAGCTGTATCGTCTGGGGCGAGGCGTTCTCCCCCGATGACGTTTCGACCCCGACAGCGGAGTACACCCTCGAACGGTACGCCGCGGTCGGAGCCGACGCGTTCGGTGAACTCAACGGGTCGTTTCTCGTGTTCGTCGAACTCGACGGCGACGCGATAGTCGCCTCGGACCCCGCCCGCACGTGGCAGTGTTTCTACACCGACACGCCCGACGGGCGGGTGTTCGGTACGAACCCACAGCGCGTCCTCTCGGCGGCAACCGGACTCGAAGTCGACACCCGCGGCCTCCTCGAGTACATCCACATGGGGGTCGTCGTCGACGAGCGGACAGTCTACAGCCGACTCAGCTGTATCCCGTTCGACGGCTACTTCACCGCCGACGAGTCGGGGACGCTCTCCCGGTTCGTCTACGCCCCCGCCGACCCCGACGAGTTCGACTACGTCGACGAGCTCGCGGCGCGCCTCGAACGGGCGATAGCCCGCCGGGCGAACTACCCCGGCAAACAGGGCGTGCTCCTGAGCGGCGGCTACGACTCGCGAGCAATCGTCGCCCAGCACCCCGACATCGACGTCTGCTACACGCTCGGCGCGCCCGACCATCCGGAGGTCGAAGCCGCCCGGAACATCGCGAACCAGTACGGTGCCGACCACGAGACGCTCGTCCCCGACGACGACTACATCAACGTCGACGAGGACGTCATCGAGTACTCGCTCGGCACGCGCGAGTCGGTCCACGTCCACCACGCGGGCTGTGACGAGAAGATGGACGCCGACACCGTCTTTCACGGACTGCTCTTCGATACGTTCCTCCGCGGACACTTCCTCCCACAGAACGTCGTCGAAGTGTTCGGTAATCGGTTCCCGTTGCAGGGTCTGGACCCCGACCCGGACCCCGCCGAGGTGCTGTCGTCGAAGTTCGGCTATCACCCGGCGTGCGACCACGTCTTCCCCGAGTGTTACGACGAGTTCGACACGAGCATGGAGTTCATCGACGACGTCGTCGACGAGCAACTCGACAAGTGGTCGGACCGCTACGACAACGTCTACGACAGTATCGAACTCATCGGAATCCAAAACCAGCCGTCGGTTCCGTTCCACTTCGAGCTATCGGACAACTACATCGAGTCGTTCGTCGCCGCCGACGCCGAACTCATCGACTGGCACCTGAAGACCCCGCCCGAAGAGCGCAACACGAACACGATGATGGCGGCGATGCGGAAACTCAACCCGGACATCTTCCGCCACCGGCCGCCGGACAGACCGCACAACTCGTTCAGGAAGAACCAAATCGAGAAGTTCGTCCGCCGGAAAGTCCCGGGTATCGAGCCGTTCAGTTCGCCGTGGCCCGACATGGAGGCGCAGTACGACCGGAACGAACTCGACCGCAAGCTGTTCCCCGGCTACCCGAGCATCCACGAGCTTCCGGTTCGAGTCAAACTCCGAATCAACGACATCACCACGTGGATGAACGCCGCGGACGACGACAGCGTCCTCACCCCCAACGACGTGCTGTGTCCGCCAGTGCGGATGCTCACCGACTCCTGA